GGCGATGGAGGAGCTCGCGCTGATAAACTGCGACGTGGTGGAGAGGGAGGCCGGATTGCTGGCGGCGCTAGGGCAGAAATTGGGAAATTTGAGGGGGCTGGATTTGTCGCACAATGAGATGATGGCTGATAAGGATCTCGTGTCGATGGTGGTGTCGTGCGGTGGATTGGAGGAGGTGAGGCTGAGGGGATGCGGTCGATTGAGCGACGCGGCAGTGATTGCGATGGTGAGGAGCTGCCGGAATTTGGAGAGAGTGGATGTGAGCCGCTGCGGTGGGATTGGAGGGGAAGGGGTGGAGGCGCTGGTGGTGAAGGCTGCGGCTTTCAGGAGAGTGGCGGTGGAGGAGAGCAAACTTACTCCGCTTGCTAAGACGGCGGCGGCGAGGAAATGTGTGGAGATTGTGGATACACTTTGAAgggtttcattttatttaattacctttataataatgtattaattacaattacaatagatatatcaaaattcaaaagtgTGTCTAGTAACCCTTCTTTATTGTATATTGGATTTCTTGCTGAAGCACAAGTTGAATCCCCAAGGGCGCTCACAGCAGGCCCGGAAGAGGTGTCGCGCCTAAGGCCCGGGACAAGATGGTGCATCGCAGGTAGGGAGGTTGGGCCGGGGACCGGGATTGAGGCCACATTTGTCTATTTGTAAACTGTGAATTGTGGTTGTTGGTGTCTGATCTGAAAAGTGCCACATTGGCCTAGTTGTAAACTGTGAATTGTTGTTGTTAATGTCTGATCCGAAATATTGATATGATACATGGATTATATGTTTGATACCTTTGTAGTCATATGTTGTATGTTGTGAAATTGTTAGTACTGTGCTTTTTCTTGTATAATTTGAAGGTAATGCGGAAGAAATTGTGTTTGGTTTTGAAATCAATCAAGGAATTAATGGATCTATTTTGATGGATTTAAAGAGATGTTTTGACGTATAAATTTACTGGCCAAAACGAATTTAGTCGGAAGAAATAGTATGTAATGTAAAAACTGAacaatttacttaatttttgtCCTTGGctatataaaatagaaaaaatgttAATGCTAAAAAATGAACAGCAAGACAGTAGACAGTTTCATGTGTTTCTGCCTAATCTAGATAAATAAAACTTGAGCAAACATCCTAGTCTCCATTATATAGTGGTTTTATAAATTGTAAAAGGTCACACTTTGACATCTAACTTACCAAATGTGATCGGGATTAGTGACTGCGTATTCAATTTCTTGCTTGTATCGATTATTAAAGGAATTGAATAATCTATTGTTACAAAATTGTCGGAAGCAAAAGGAAAGACAAGAAGCACCAGTGGTCTAGTGGTAGAATAGTACCCTGCCACGGTACAGACCCGGGTTCGATTCCCGGCTGGTGCATTATTTTTTCTAAAGCCTTTTGATATTTGCCTCTACATTGAAGCccacatttattaattatttgaggTAAATAACTATCATTAGCAATTACTGACAGCAGAAGTACAAGAATATATTCTCTTTCTCCAATCCAATTTTTTTCAAGGTAAAAACATATGTGAAATTACTAAAACTGAAATCCAACATCCATTAATCCAACACAAACTTAAACCTAGTGCAAAACTGCAAATCCAGAGTCAGGGCCCTCAACTGCCAGGCTGCTTTGGAAAATGCAACTTGATCAACGGGGGAAGTTCAGTGAGATCAATCGTGGACTTGCCCAATAGAATGCTCTTCAGCTTCGGATCGCAGTTGACTACATTCCTGTTGACGGGATCCTATAGCAACGATACAAATGATCAAATACAATCCAAATTTGCACGAAGCTCAAGCAGTTTGTTACTACAACCTACGAACAAACCGTgctgtttttcttttctctatCACATCACAGTACAATATATCAATCACCATCATTTAAATACAACAGTTTATAATCAACACATCAAAGTCATGCTTTGTGCTAGCAAGAAAAGGGATTTTGGGTCGTGTCAAGAATTCCAAAGATCATTTAGAAACTCTTATCTGCCCAGTTATTTCTAGTTCAACAAAAACAATTATCATAAAGATAAGGTGAGTACTAATGATGTGGATTTTGGAGCTGACCTGGAGATTGTTATCCTTGATATAACCCCAAACACGCTTAAAGCAACTGAGTTGTGAACTTTGAGACTGGCCCATGAAATCTCTAAGCACGGTAGGCAAATTAACAATGTCGATCAAAGATGCAACTTTCTTGGGGTTGTCTGTAACAACCTTCTTCAACCTCTGCGGTAGCATTCTCCCCAGTACCTGCAGCCCCCAACCGATTGCAATAAAACAATCAACAGCTAGTCATCTATTGTTATACAACATGTTCCATCATTGCATTACTGATATTCACTTTGATGCGAAGACCTTGCAATTCCAATAGTTTATTTCTTTAGGTGGTAGGCTTCTCATTAGCTTATACAATAAATTCCCAATATAATCGTAAATCCAATCAAATTTTCCGTTTTGGCTCTTCTGAGATTTCTATAAGCTAAATTTTTTATAAGAAGGCGCCTTCAAGCCCTTCAACGCAGAATAATAGTTCATGATAGTTTTTGTCACTTTTCCCTAAGCTTATAAGTCAAGCATAAATATTTCAAGTAGGTAGGTTCTACAACATCATTACTTAACGGCATTCTTCAAGATCAAAGCAAAAACTAGTTCTTTCACCCAATTTTCAAGCTAAAATGTAACTTAGGATAATAACTCTTGCCCTAATCAGGGCATGATGATTGCAAATTTTGAAtgttgaataaattaaaaaatgacatTGGATAAGAAtgaagtttaattaatttaaagttgttgaataattaatttatgCACTAGAATACATGATGTACTCATTATCATCCATCTTTACTAACTGTGTAGCTTTTTTTTGAGTTGGGAAAAACAGAGACGTGTATATATCATCAAATCTCTACAAATTAACTTTCACTTTGCAATAGTAATAGTTTAAGAAGAGTCAAATGATATGGAATGCAATACATACTGACGGTCAATAAGGTGTAAAATGAAATCTAACAAACTAAAGTGAAAAAGTTACATATCAACAAGCAAAGTCCAATATACAAAATCAACCACAAAAAGAGATCAATACCTAACCGAATTAGTCGCATTTCCACACCAATATTCTTCCCCTGTTTTTCAAAGAATTCGGTGAAAGCGTTGAATGATAAACTAAACAACAAAATTCTAAACCAAATGGTCACAAGACTAATTATTGCTTTACTTTTTAGAGAAAAGGAAATTTTTGgcatctccctctccctccacatattattttcttaaatcccaCTTGAaatattcacacacacacacacagcatGACAAACAAGAAAATTTGATCCAAATGACAGTTTCTTAATCCAAACTTtgatatcatatcatatcattaCCTTGGATTGAATTAATTCCATGCATATCTTCATCAGCCCCAAAAGAAAATCTTTTGAGCAAATTCATAACAACAAATCACAAAATACTTTTTAAAGAACAATGTGTACAATTTCTGGTTTCATCAAGAAAAGACTAGCATACCTAGAGTGATGAGCAATGAGAAAAGTTTAAGAGAGCCGAGGGGAATGAAGCCTGGTCCGAGATCATTCTGCATAAATATGGATGGAAGCTAGAATGTTCTCGAACCAGACAACATTCCCCTGAACATCTCACCACTAGTATCCTTGAGGGGTTCGAAGAAGCTGATCTTGATGTCTCCATGCATTGATGTTTCAAGGagacttatatatatatacatgtgtgtgtgtgtgtgtgtgaaggaAAGAGGGGAAGGGGGATAAGGGATTTCTTTTTTGACAAGTATTTCCACTTTGTACTTCATGCTTTTCACACACAGGAATTCAAACAAAATCACCATTTTTGTCACGCAACCTTTATCATCTTGATATAACTAACTAAGTAGTAAGTACTATCAAACAAAATTTACGTACCAAGTCACACCTAATTTTGTACCGTGTTGGAAAACGATAAATATATTTTCCGCTCGAGCATTTATTACGATATCCGTGTCACAATTTCCGGTGCGGAAATGTAGGGTCGATTGAGCCATATTTGTAGCTCCGCTGCAATTAAAAAGATGAGGCCGTTTTTGCAATATTTCAAAGGTCGTTGATACGATTATATCTTCCAAAATATCTcacatatctctattattatattaccatatcttttccgtatctttattatcttgttcaccaagttaggttattcatagaagtattataaatatgagtctttgttatcaTTTGAAGGAATCATGAAAGAAATATAATTATCTTTATCGTTtcgtcttttatttttctacaaTTTACTTTTCCGTCTTTGTTCATCGGttgctcgacgggaggatcccgcgaacggACCTTCAATATCCGGTGAATTCTCGTCAATTATCATTGATACGGGTTTCtcctcaatgaaagcaccagatgataagGAGAAACCCGTATCAATGATAATTGACGAGAATTCACCGGATATTGAAGGTccgttcgcgggatcctcccgtcgagcaaCCGATGAACAAAGACGGAAAAGTAAAttgtagaaaaataaaagacgaAACGATAAAGATAATTATATTTCTTTCATGATTCCTTCAAAtgataacaaagactcatatttataatacttctatgaataacctaacttggtgaacaagataataaagatacggaaaagatatggtaatataataatagagatatgtgAGATATTTTGGAAGATATAATCGTATCAGTCGTATACTATAATTAACCCCACTctctaataaaaaataatcatagCCTATATGGGTTCAATGTTATGCCATTTTCAGCTCAATGTGTAAACATTACACAGATCAAAAGCATGTTATTTTTGGAAATGCTCCATGATCGGTCTTATCAGCAAATAAGAAGTTATTGGTACTAAAGATTGTTTCTTTATATTTAGTTACTTATAAACAATTAAGTGAAATTAATGTGTGAAGAGTGTTACTTCTACATTCCACAAATAGTAAAAAGCAGTGAGTTTAGGAAGAAGTAGACAACATTCATAAATGAAGCCGTTAATCACCAATTTCGAGTGATTCCACCCGTAAAGATGAAGCAACAAATAAATGGTGCATGTGGTGGTTAAGGATGTCTACATAAAGAAGAGAATTAATTAGGTAGGAGCTCTTTCTTGAACATGCTCTAGTGCTTTCTCAAGATGTATATTTTGGTTAGGGGTAGTGTAATCGAACGGAGCCGAATGCTTTAGCTTTTATTTATTATCGAGTCCGTATTTATATCATTGTGATATTAGAGTTATAATTAAAGTTATAGAAAGAACCATTTTTGTTCACCTTAGATTGTAAATCATTTAAAAACCCAAGCGATCTATCCCAAAATTATATTCTGGATCGTTTTCGGAAATGATAGACATATCAAACTCAACTTCTCTACCGTTGAAACTCACTAAATCTACAAATATCCTTGTAAAGGGGTTTGACAAAGTCATGTGGGAAGAAAGATCAATGTTGGGCTGTTCATGAGTTGCAAACACTATCAAAAAGTTTGTTGAAGTTAAAGTGGTCCAAAACATGTCATAACCTAATTAGTGTCTACCTACATAGTGAACAAGAGCATATCACCCCACATGTCATGTAAATACTTTTCTTGTGATGCTTGATAAAGCAATAACACGCAAGTAGGTTCCAGCCGATTCCGGTTCTAAGGGGAGTGGATTCATAACTGGACCGACAACCCTATTCGTATGTGGTTCAATTTTGAATCGAAAACCTGCCATTTCGGTTTATGTTCAAAGCTGATTGTTTTGGTTAGTTTGTGCCGGTTTTTTCacaattttcaatattttttaccAATTATTTCAAGTTTTGAGCcaaatttgtcattttttattgCCAATTTTGGACTGCAACTGCAGTTCATGGTTCAAAAAGGTTAAAACCATAGCCGTAAAGATAAAACTGATGCCGATTTCAGTTAAACCTGAAAGTGTCATCACCGATTCCAAAATCAGAACTGGTGGTCCAATTAAAACCTAACAATTCTACAAACAATGAATGCTAATGAAGGGAACTATAAATTAAGGAAATAAAATTGAGTATCCTCGATGGAATATTCCAAATCTAATATTCTACTCGGTTATGCTCCGCTCATATATATACAAACGTAGACACTATCTTAGTTGAATTCATACTTCCCCTCCAATCATTAATTAGATGTAGGGGAGAACTACCATCTTCAGTTATAAAACATGAATAAAGTAGGGGAGAGAATATAAAACGTGAGTAATAAAAtgaaagtaattttttttatttttgatacatttcattaattttgataGACAGTATCACtttatattttgggttatgATATTGTATTCTATATTGGGCTTACATATGGGCTACCAATTTTCTTGGTATTTTAG
This DNA window, taken from Salvia splendens isolate huo1 chromosome 18, SspV2, whole genome shotgun sequence, encodes the following:
- the LOC121777673 gene encoding upstream activation factor subunit UAF30-like, with translation MLPQRLKKVVTDNPKKVASLIDIVNLPTVLRDFMGQSQSSQLSCFKRVWGYIKDNNLQDPVNRNVVNCDPKLKSILLGKSTIDLTELPPLIKLHFPKQPGS